In Kiritimatiellia bacterium, one genomic interval encodes:
- a CDS encoding S8 family serine peptidase: MKKKHNAAALAGVLGASFLFAMLSSAAPVDGASIRLRNAVIDTSPAARQARSGLFKPQDKVAADSGSMFVQSDDPDARRLFIIQFAGPVRQLWKEAVEQTGARLGGYLPENAFIAELTRAQLGLVAELECVRWIGAFQPDYKIDHGLGRRFALARQTGGTAGAAIENFTIQTFSAETVSVVRDVILAKNCRVFSVAAAGRRGLIRARMPVATAAELIALPEVEFIEIYVAPRLHNNIATDDEHMNVRNLWTNSNLTGAGQIVAVADTGLDTGDADTIHPDFSNRIVAAFALGRPESNDWSDATSHGGHGTHVAGSVLGSGVAWSNGLFRGAAYEASLVFQSVMDNAGRLGGLPDVLTNLFYQAYTNGARLHNNSWGSSVAGRYDAESQYADQFMWDVRDMLVVFSSGNEGIDADRDGVIDPSSVGSPGTAKNVLTVGASETDRPSGSGGYSAEIYGDVWPRDYPVDPIRGDLISTAFETHQGMAAFSSRGPCLDGRFKPDIAAPGTDIVSCRSRMPGASIAWGTGVGVLGNAASNFYVFSGGTSMSAPLTTGAAALMRQCLQQHCGFASPSAALMKAILLNGARSLSPGQYGAGRYREIPNARPNNVEGWGQVDMDNTLFPGGDKTNVYYDVTNAAGALVTGAAKIYSFALSGTNTVNITLCWSDYPATLAAAKQLVNDLDLTVKTPDGVTHYPNGLAEADRINNVESVDAACAVTGTVQITVRGHNVPNGPQPYALVIRGEGAPSKTQAYADPAVVIGGNWYVWFYSSGYQMSGPYNFGVSGVPVAGDFDNDGSADPAVTVGPWWYICFSSLGYQLGDGPFNFGVSGVPVAGDFDNDRFADPAVVVNSLWYIWFSSLKYQLGDGPFDFGVSGLPVAADFDNDGSADPAVVSANGGLWYIYFSSAGYQLAGGPFDFGVSGVPVAGDFDGDGSADPAVVSANGGLWYIYFSSAGYQLAGGPFNLGMTGTPVAGDFDGQ, translated from the coding sequence ATGAAAAAAAAACATAATGCCGCGGCATTGGCGGGGGTGTTGGGCGCGTCATTTTTGTTCGCAATGTTATCGTCCGCCGCGCCGGTTGATGGGGCGTCCATCCGATTGCGCAATGCCGTCATTGACACCTCGCCCGCCGCGCGGCAGGCCCGGAGCGGTTTGTTCAAGCCGCAGGATAAAGTCGCCGCCGATTCCGGCTCCATGTTTGTCCAATCCGACGACCCGGACGCTCGCCGGCTGTTCATTATCCAGTTTGCCGGTCCGGTCCGCCAGTTATGGAAGGAAGCGGTGGAGCAAACCGGCGCGCGTCTGGGCGGTTATCTGCCTGAAAACGCCTTTATCGCGGAATTGACCCGGGCCCAGCTTGGCTTGGTCGCCGAACTGGAATGCGTGCGCTGGATAGGGGCTTTCCAACCCGATTACAAGATTGATCACGGTCTGGGGCGCCGTTTTGCCCTGGCGCGCCAAACGGGCGGCACGGCGGGCGCCGCAATTGAAAATTTTACAATCCAGACTTTTTCCGCCGAAACGGTTTCAGTGGTGCGCGATGTTATCCTGGCAAAAAACTGCCGGGTTTTTTCGGTTGCGGCGGCGGGCCGCCGCGGTTTGATCCGCGCCCGGATGCCGGTCGCAACCGCGGCTGAACTGATCGCGCTTCCGGAAGTTGAATTCATTGAAATTTATGTCGCCCCCCGGTTGCACAACAATATTGCCACGGATGACGAACATATGAACGTCCGGAACCTGTGGACAAACAGCAATCTTACGGGCGCGGGGCAGATTGTGGCCGTGGCCGACACCGGTTTGGATACCGGCGACGCCGACACGATTCATCCTGATTTCAGCAACCGCATCGTCGCCGCATTTGCCCTCGGCCGGCCGGAAAGCAACGATTGGTCTGATGCGACTTCGCATGGCGGCCATGGCACGCATGTGGCCGGGTCCGTGCTGGGCAGCGGTGTGGCCTGGAGCAATGGTTTGTTCCGCGGCGCGGCCTATGAGGCGTCCCTGGTCTTTCAAAGCGTCATGGATAATGCGGGGAGACTGGGCGGGCTCCCCGACGTATTGACAAATCTTTTCTATCAGGCATATACCAACGGCGCCCGTCTGCATAACAACAGCTGGGGGTCTTCCGTCGCCGGGAGATACGACGCCGAGTCGCAATATGCCGATCAGTTCATGTGGGATGTGCGGGACATGCTCGTTGTGTTTTCCTCCGGCAATGAAGGGATAGACGCCGACCGTGACGGCGTAATTGATCCTTCTTCCGTTGGTTCGCCCGGTACCGCCAAGAATGTTCTTACCGTGGGCGCGTCCGAGACCGACCGGCCTTCCGGCTCGGGGGGGTACTCGGCTGAAATATACGGAGATGTCTGGCCCCGTGATTATCCGGTTGATCCGATTCGGGGAGACCTGATCTCCACCGCCTTTGAAACGCACCAGGGCATGGCGGCTTTTTCCAGCCGCGGCCCGTGCCTTGACGGGCGCTTCAAGCCGGATATCGCGGCGCCGGGCACTGATATCGTTTCCTGCCGTTCCCGCATGCCGGGCGCCAGTATTGCCTGGGGCACGGGGGTGGGCGTATTGGGCAATGCCGCCAGCAATTTTTATGTATTCAGCGGCGGCACAAGCATGTCCGCCCCCCTCACGACCGGCGCGGCCGCCTTGATGCGCCAGTGTCTCCAGCAACACTGCGGCTTTGCATCCCCGAGCGCGGCATTGATGAAGGCGATTCTTCTCAACGGGGCCCGCTCCCTGTCGCCCGGCCAGTACGGCGCCGGCCGGTACCGCGAAATTCCGAATGCGCGGCCGAACAATGTTGAAGGCTGGGGGCAGGTGGACATGGATAACACCCTTTTTCCCGGGGGGGACAAGACCAATGTTTATTATGATGTGACCAATGCGGCCGGCGCGCTGGTTACGGGGGCCGCTAAAATTTATTCGTTTGCCCTCTCCGGGACCAATACGGTCAATATCACTTTGTGCTGGTCCGATTATCCGGCCACGCTCGCGGCCGCGAAACAACTGGTCAACGACCTTGATTTGACCGTCAAAACGCCCGATGGCGTTACCCATTATCCCAACGGATTGGCAGAGGCCGACCGAATCAACAACGTGGAAAGCGTTGATGCCGCCTGCGCCGTTACCGGAACAGTTCAGATCACGGTCCGCGGCCACAACGTTCCGAACGGCCCCCAGCCTTATGCTTTGGTCATTCGCGGCGAGGGCGCGCCGTCAAAAACACAAGCATATGCCGACCCGGCCGTGGTAATCGGCGGCAACTGGTATGTCTGGTTTTACAGCAGCGGGTATCAAATGTCCGGTCCCTATAATTTCGGCGTGTCCGGGGTTCCGGTGGCCGGCGATTTTGACAACGACGGCTCGGCCGACCCGGCCGTAACGGTCGGCCCATGGTGGTATATCTGTTTTTCCAGCCTGGGGTATCAATTGGGCGACGGTCCGTTCAATTTCGGCGTGTCCGGAGTTCCGGTGGCCGGCGATTTTGACAACGATAGATTCGCCGACCCGGCCGTAGTTGTTAATTCCCTGTGGTATATCTGGTTTTCCAGCCTGAAATATCAACTGGGCGACGGGCCGTTTGATTTCGGCGTTTCTGGTTTACCCGTGGCGGCCGATTTTGACAACGATGGTTCGGCGGACCCGGCCGTGGTGTCCGCCAATGGCGGATTGTGGTATATCTACTTCAGCAGCGCCGGTTACCAGCTGGCCGGCGGGCCGTTTGATTTTGGCGTGTCCGGGGTTCCGGTGGCCGGCGATTTTGACGGCGATGGCTCGGCGGACCCGGCCGTGGTGTCCGCCAATGGCGGATTGTGGTATATTTATTTCAGCAGCGCCGGTTATCAGCTGGCCGGCGGGCCGTTTAACCTTGGAATGACCGGGACGCCGGTGGCCGGCGATTTTGACGGACAATAA
- a CDS encoding CIA30 family protein → MPENIMIDDFETLNGWTNASATASFERCAGEKPGNSAIKIKMPGIVRKNYGKYWFPGSDKMDMDGFEGISFKVKGDGSDNYGYITASDRYGYSYACAFSLKNTQWRPFCVGWSDFIPQGDFEPVNFSGTALVPSGLINFQFGTGWKISHNNKNIPVHEFCVDDLMFEGKIKDQAVKAKTFLPFETVLAKLRDKKPVRIFCIGDSITVGVGLKNMDRDRYAKALETMLREKFGYGEIYSESKAVGGSDLVWARTWLPRDFDGAKPDLVIIHFGYNDKSRKFSAESFGKSLDDYLDRIAGDTNGRTSILLLATMPGRGPRFNMLDDYAAMVKVVAGARKTACVDLHETFKKMGKNGVVNYFADLAHPNEKGHELVARKICEMFCGERQAAPCVCP, encoded by the coding sequence ATGCCTGAAAACATAATGATAGATGATTTTGAGACTCTTAACGGCTGGACGAACGCGAGCGCCACGGCATCTTTTGAAAGATGCGCAGGGGAAAAGCCGGGAAATTCGGCGATAAAAATCAAAATGCCGGGTATTGTCCGCAAAAACTACGGGAAATATTGGTTTCCAGGGAGCGACAAGATGGACATGGATGGATTTGAGGGGATATCCTTCAAGGTCAAGGGGGATGGTTCCGATAATTACGGATATATAACGGCATCAGACAGATATGGATATTCATACGCCTGCGCTTTTTCGCTGAAGAATACCCAATGGCGCCCGTTTTGCGTCGGCTGGTCCGACTTCATTCCGCAGGGCGATTTTGAGCCGGTTAATTTCAGCGGAACGGCCCTCGTCCCGAGCGGTCTGATTAATTTTCAATTCGGCACTGGGTGGAAAATTTCGCACAACAATAAAAACATCCCGGTTCATGAATTCTGCGTTGATGACTTGATGTTTGAAGGTAAAATAAAAGACCAAGCGGTGAAAGCCAAAACGTTTCTTCCGTTTGAAACAGTTTTGGCCAAACTCCGGGATAAAAAGCCGGTCAGGATATTCTGCATTGGCGACTCCATCACGGTCGGAGTGGGGCTGAAAAACATGGATCGCGACCGATATGCAAAAGCGCTGGAAACAATGCTCAGGGAAAAGTTCGGTTACGGTGAAATATACTCGGAAAGCAAAGCCGTCGGAGGTTCCGATCTTGTATGGGCGCGGACTTGGCTGCCCAGGGATTTTGACGGGGCGAAGCCCGATTTGGTGATCATTCATTTCGGTTACAATGACAAATCCAGGAAATTTTCGGCGGAGTCTTTCGGCAAATCGCTGGATGATTACCTGGACAGGATCGCCGGCGACACAAACGGGCGGACGTCAATCCTGCTGCTGGCGACGATGCCCGGAAGGGGGCCGAGATTCAACATGCTTGACGATTATGCCGCGATGGTAAAAGTTGTTGCAGGGGCAAGAAAAACGGCTTGTGTTGATCTGCATGAAACCTTTAAAAAAATGGGAAAAAACGGCGTTGTGAATTATTTTGCCGATTTGGCGCATCCTAACGAAAAAGGACACGAGCTGGTCGCGCGTAAAATATGTGAAATGTTTTGCGGCGAAAGACAGGCGGCGCCGTGCGTTTGCCCTTGA